In Thalassoglobus sp. JC818, a single window of DNA contains:
- a CDS encoding efflux RND transporter permease subunit gives MRDLPEFAINRPTITITLVVLLVAWGSISFLTMPRREDPEFTLKVAVVTTRWHGASAEQIEKLVTDPLEDAIDGLEEVRLIRSTSSSEQSVIFVELEDSVPGARVDDAWDRVRARIRNVAMPDESISPFLFDEFSDTSVLLYAVHQQPLDGDSTIEPQFEYSPRQLDLFSERIRDSLRLLPGVSQVGRFGVQEEAIYVETDEGNWSTRELTTDQIETLAQSHNIVAPGGRIDSEDGRFFVRPSGDVSAVEAFDSLVVGVVATGDEASELGVNQVQLKSMGLDVRRDYIDPPQRICRYGTPEFESPAIILAVSMKSGANIIDICDLCKQSVSQLQSTGVLPPDLAVSIISDQSDSVKQRIREVGENIVQAILVVVVLVYLVVGFRTAAVMAANIPFVVISSLAIITLFDVQLEQMSLASMIISLGLLVDNAVQVCDQSRTNQIAGMSPREASVAGAKMLGPSMLSGTATTVAAFIPMLIAMDGANREFIYSLPITLSVMLAVSWLLAMTFCVILAAWFIRPPRDPNRPTAPLPWLMGKFGALRRKLRGKNEEASTQQDETQSGIFYRIYGSAVSWTLRHRIVTIAASIGMLMLVTQLPISSEFFPLTQRDQFAVEIYLPESASIEQTNEVARRVEEMIRALSPYVDSEGNSHERLFNMRTIVGGGGSRWYLAWEPESLKPNYAEILVHTRNGKLTHDFAEQLRVVARQGDASLGLSPIAGARIVPVELSLGPPADPVVLRVMGNGLADANELRRIANQVREIVDSEPDTWDVNDSWGVSGQQLFVDVDSNLASLAGIRNTEVASTLDAYFSGKLLTMYRENDRQIPVYFRLNRESRRSLGSVHYSHIESRAGKVSLASIANVIPQWRLESIDRRDGNRTIEVRSRINYGASGNDITNRVFNSDAMEKLKAELPPGFRIEIGGALEESMKAQWKMFRSFGMSFIAIILLLIFQFNSLARTSIIMVTLPLALVGALFGLWVTDNAFGFMPQLGVLALFGIVLNSAILFVEFADIVMRQKTSETKQALTRKEYQDAIVDAARQRLMPIFLTTATTVGGLIPLAVAGGPLWQGLAWLLIFGLTFATVLTLFVIPVLYSFMSPASFLSAALDQA, from the coding sequence ATGAGAGACCTTCCAGAATTTGCAATCAATCGACCAACAATTACAATCACGTTGGTGGTTCTGCTGGTCGCGTGGGGCAGTATTAGCTTCTTGACGATGCCGCGCCGGGAAGACCCTGAGTTCACGCTCAAGGTCGCTGTTGTGACTACCCGCTGGCATGGAGCTTCGGCGGAGCAGATCGAAAAACTGGTCACCGACCCATTGGAAGATGCGATCGATGGACTGGAAGAAGTCCGACTCATTCGATCAACCTCGAGCAGCGAACAGTCCGTGATCTTCGTCGAACTCGAAGACAGTGTTCCAGGTGCGCGAGTCGACGATGCCTGGGACCGCGTGCGGGCTCGAATTCGCAATGTGGCGATGCCTGACGAGAGTATCTCACCGTTTCTGTTCGATGAATTCTCGGATACGAGCGTCTTGCTGTATGCCGTTCATCAACAGCCGCTCGACGGCGACTCTACGATCGAACCGCAGTTCGAGTATTCACCAAGACAACTCGATCTCTTCTCTGAACGTATTCGCGACTCACTGCGACTCTTACCCGGCGTCTCTCAGGTTGGCAGGTTTGGAGTTCAAGAAGAAGCGATCTACGTCGAGACGGATGAAGGAAACTGGTCGACTCGCGAACTGACTACAGATCAAATCGAAACTCTCGCCCAGTCGCACAATATCGTCGCCCCGGGCGGACGTATTGACAGTGAAGATGGACGCTTTTTTGTCCGACCGAGCGGCGATGTTAGTGCAGTGGAGGCGTTTGACTCTTTAGTCGTCGGTGTTGTAGCAACCGGAGATGAAGCAAGCGAATTAGGAGTCAATCAAGTTCAATTGAAGAGTATGGGTCTCGACGTTCGTCGAGACTATATCGACCCGCCTCAACGCATCTGCCGCTACGGAACTCCTGAGTTTGAGTCGCCTGCCATCATACTGGCTGTCTCGATGAAGTCCGGCGCGAACATTATTGACATTTGCGATCTCTGCAAACAAAGCGTCTCTCAGTTGCAAAGCACTGGTGTGTTGCCGCCTGATCTCGCCGTGTCGATCATTTCTGATCAATCCGACAGCGTGAAGCAACGTATTCGCGAGGTCGGCGAGAATATCGTACAGGCGATTCTCGTCGTCGTTGTACTGGTTTATTTGGTCGTCGGATTTCGCACGGCTGCAGTGATGGCTGCCAATATCCCGTTCGTCGTGATCTCATCGCTGGCGATCATTACACTCTTCGATGTGCAACTGGAACAAATGTCTTTGGCGTCGATGATTATTTCGCTCGGGTTGCTCGTCGATAATGCCGTTCAGGTTTGCGACCAAAGTCGCACCAATCAGATCGCCGGAATGAGTCCTCGCGAAGCATCAGTTGCTGGGGCGAAAATGCTCGGCCCGTCAATGTTAAGTGGCACTGCCACGACGGTCGCTGCGTTTATCCCCATGTTGATCGCAATGGACGGCGCCAACCGTGAGTTCATTTACAGCTTGCCAATTACGCTCTCCGTCATGCTCGCGGTGAGTTGGCTCTTGGCGATGACATTCTGCGTCATTCTCGCTGCGTGGTTTATTCGACCTCCTCGCGACCCAAATCGTCCAACGGCGCCGCTGCCTTGGTTAATGGGAAAATTCGGTGCATTGCGGCGAAAACTCCGAGGTAAGAATGAGGAAGCATCTACGCAGCAAGACGAGACTCAAAGCGGCATTTTCTATCGCATCTACGGAAGTGCTGTCAGTTGGACACTTCGTCATCGAATCGTCACGATAGCAGCGTCTATCGGAATGTTGATGCTTGTGACTCAACTTCCTATTTCCAGCGAATTCTTTCCTCTCACACAACGCGACCAGTTTGCCGTTGAAATCTATTTGCCTGAATCTGCTTCGATTGAACAAACGAACGAAGTTGCTCGAAGAGTGGAAGAAATGATTCGCGCTCTCAGCCCGTATGTCGACTCGGAAGGGAACTCGCACGAACGTCTGTTTAATATGCGTACGATCGTCGGTGGAGGAGGTTCACGATGGTATTTGGCATGGGAACCAGAATCTTTAAAGCCGAACTATGCTGAAATTTTAGTTCACACGAGGAATGGCAAGTTGACTCATGATTTTGCCGAACAGCTGCGCGTTGTCGCACGGCAAGGAGATGCAAGCCTAGGGCTTTCGCCCATCGCTGGCGCTCGAATTGTTCCTGTCGAACTGTCACTCGGTCCGCCTGCTGATCCAGTCGTTTTGAGAGTGATGGGAAATGGACTCGCGGATGCTAACGAACTTCGGCGTATCGCTAATCAGGTCCGAGAAATCGTCGATTCAGAGCCTGACACATGGGACGTCAACGACTCGTGGGGCGTCTCGGGCCAACAGCTCTTTGTCGATGTCGACTCGAATCTCGCCAGCCTTGCGGGAATTCGCAACACCGAAGTTGCGTCAACGCTCGATGCCTATTTCTCTGGAAAACTGTTGACAATGTACCGTGAGAATGACCGCCAAATCCCGGTCTATTTCCGTTTGAATCGCGAAAGCCGACGGTCACTTGGATCGGTTCATTACTCTCACATCGAAAGTCGTGCCGGGAAGGTCTCTCTCGCTTCGATTGCGAATGTGATACCGCAATGGCGGTTGGAAAGTATTGACCGGCGCGATGGAAACAGAACAATCGAAGTTCGATCGCGAATCAATTACGGAGCGTCAGGAAACGACATTACGAACCGAGTTTTCAATTCTGACGCAATGGAAAAACTGAAAGCTGAATTGCCTCCCGGGTTTCGAATTGAGATTGGTGGCGCACTTGAAGAGTCAATGAAAGCTCAGTGGAAAATGTTCCGCTCCTTCGGCATGTCCTTCATCGCAATTATTCTGTTACTCATCTTTCAGTTCAACAGCCTCGCCCGAACTTCGATCATCATGGTCACTTTACCTTTAGCACTTGTCGGGGCGCTGTTCGGTCTTTGGGTGACAGACAATGCATTCGGATTCATGCCGCAGCTTGGAGTGCTGGCGTTATTCGGAATCGTTTTGAACTCGGCCATTCTGTTTGTCGAATTTGCTGATATCGTCATGAGGCAGAAGACTTCCGAGACTAAGCAAGCATTAACACGCAAGGAATACCAAGATGCAATCGTCGATGCTGCTCGGCAACGACTGATGCCGATCTTCCTGACCACCGCCACAACAGTGGGAGGCCTGATTCCGCTCGCTGTAGCTGGTGGACCGCTATGGCAAGGATTGGCCTGGCTACTCATCTTCGGCCTGACATTCGCGACTGTGCTGACCTTGTTCGTCATTCCAGTTTTGTATTCCTTCATGTCACCAGCGAGTTTCCTCTCAGCTGCTCTCGATCAAGCTTAG
- a CDS encoding PQQ-binding-like beta-propeller repeat protein — protein MKLAGRSLSPWNLLVVSLLSSVLCIATSSAQDIDGAKIPRGLCLYLGQDAEKLQQLADNEHLLIHCLSPNLEDVQNLQSKLDQSNPPASVIVERWKDANLPHAENLANLIVVDDAESVGRSEIERVLAPGGVAFIGNKRIVKPKNPNTDEWTHQWHGGDGSLTTRDREIDIPSGIQWVSGPLFAMAGRKSSTQTLVSAGGVNFYVTQNVLENVGQETMDQYLVARDAYNGLVKWQRPWNGPFVTGNGETNPRLAASSTRLFAAGPTSLLAFDLQTGDLIGASHVQQPIEQIFVLDNLILAQGSNIIQALNFDLEAELWRFEDGTISDFRLTHENAIVVVSGRSSDGSFQHELVCIDPQSGSAEWRVSTQPNVQSARVKLNFVTDEYVSLMAHGHLHMYSASDGQHLWSSTTDARPGKDYVDERFVGHFFQNGLVWMLAQNSPREFSGQNLWVGLDPQTGEVRRELETIGPWPNTATPAKMGCQLLIASDRYIMIPRQATFIDFETGEKHPFKFTRGGCGLGFVPANGLVYSHPHACGCFSEAIRGFMGMHSNNSDDLLEKADDSQARLEVFGELNTDAANTEDGDWSVYRGNGERSAYASIDLSERLAKQWSVSLTEWQNSVSSQAWRLRAGNLLSAPTLSQEAVFVADVDAGKLFSLDRTTGETRWEFTASGRIDSPPSVRQGRCIFGSHNGYVYCLSAESGKLLWKSRVAPADRRIVAFGSVESTWPVAGTVLFEANTIFTAAGRAPDADGGIVVHAMNATNGRPIWSSKVDVSQFRGVCDYVVKDEELVCLGNLRFDSITGELVDNQSKELAHLRGGKVGLLEASWTKHDLALRKEIQTWSARGASGQLLAWSPTTTASFNAESNVLKIVGEATHELEIERPNQLTALAMTDHYLIAAGGLDRADDTRGGFVRLIDLASGEIKSELELSAEPVFDGLALGGSCIYVATQDGKLLCIGADE, from the coding sequence ATGAAGTTGGCAGGTCGTTCGCTGTCTCCGTGGAACTTGTTGGTCGTATCGTTGCTCTCAAGTGTGCTTTGCATTGCCACAAGCAGCGCACAAGACATTGACGGAGCGAAGATTCCGAGGGGATTGTGCCTCTATCTGGGACAAGACGCCGAGAAACTTCAACAGCTCGCCGACAATGAACACCTCTTGATTCATTGCCTCTCCCCTAATCTCGAAGACGTACAGAACCTGCAATCCAAGCTTGACCAGAGCAATCCACCTGCGAGCGTTATCGTCGAACGTTGGAAGGACGCAAATCTTCCTCATGCAGAAAATCTAGCGAACTTGATTGTCGTCGATGACGCAGAGAGCGTCGGACGAAGTGAGATCGAAAGAGTGTTAGCTCCAGGTGGAGTCGCATTCATTGGTAACAAACGAATTGTCAAACCAAAGAATCCGAACACTGACGAGTGGACTCACCAATGGCATGGCGGCGATGGAAGTCTGACCACGCGAGATCGTGAGATTGATATCCCAAGCGGAATTCAATGGGTTTCAGGGCCACTCTTCGCGATGGCAGGCCGAAAGTCCAGCACACAAACACTTGTCTCCGCCGGAGGCGTCAACTTCTACGTGACACAAAACGTCCTAGAGAATGTTGGCCAAGAGACGATGGATCAATACCTCGTTGCCAGAGATGCCTACAATGGCCTCGTCAAGTGGCAGCGTCCCTGGAACGGGCCGTTTGTTACAGGAAATGGTGAGACGAATCCACGCTTGGCCGCTTCATCGACAAGGCTCTTCGCTGCTGGTCCGACCAGTCTTCTGGCTTTCGATCTTCAAACCGGAGACCTCATCGGTGCAAGTCACGTCCAACAACCGATCGAGCAGATCTTCGTGCTTGACAATCTCATCCTGGCTCAAGGTTCGAATATCATTCAAGCACTTAATTTCGACCTTGAAGCAGAGCTGTGGAGGTTTGAAGACGGAACAATTTCGGATTTCCGCCTGACTCATGAAAACGCCATCGTCGTTGTCTCGGGCCGGTCCTCAGATGGAAGTTTTCAACACGAGTTGGTCTGTATTGATCCCCAGTCCGGCTCTGCAGAGTGGCGAGTCAGCACACAGCCCAATGTGCAATCTGCGCGAGTTAAACTCAATTTCGTGACGGATGAATACGTCTCGTTGATGGCGCACGGTCACTTACACATGTACTCAGCTTCAGACGGTCAACATCTCTGGTCATCGACGACGGACGCACGTCCGGGAAAAGACTACGTTGACGAACGCTTCGTGGGGCATTTCTTTCAGAATGGTCTTGTCTGGATGCTCGCCCAAAATTCACCGCGAGAGTTCAGCGGGCAAAACCTCTGGGTTGGACTCGATCCGCAGACTGGTGAGGTTCGCCGCGAACTCGAGACGATCGGACCGTGGCCGAACACAGCCACGCCTGCAAAAATGGGTTGTCAGCTTTTGATTGCTTCAGACCGTTACATCATGATCCCTCGTCAGGCGACATTCATTGATTTCGAAACCGGGGAGAAGCATCCGTTCAAGTTTACACGGGGTGGCTGTGGCCTGGGTTTCGTTCCGGCCAACGGACTCGTCTATTCACATCCGCATGCTTGTGGCTGCTTCTCTGAAGCAATTCGCGGATTCATGGGCATGCATTCCAACAACTCGGATGACCTATTGGAAAAAGCGGATGATTCACAAGCGCGTCTTGAAGTCTTTGGCGAGTTGAATACTGACGCTGCCAACACTGAGGATGGCGACTGGTCGGTCTACCGCGGCAATGGGGAACGCAGCGCGTATGCTTCAATCGACCTCAGTGAAAGACTTGCCAAGCAGTGGTCTGTCTCGCTGACCGAATGGCAGAATTCAGTTTCGTCACAGGCCTGGCGACTGAGAGCAGGAAATTTGCTCAGTGCTCCGACGCTTTCTCAGGAGGCTGTTTTCGTCGCGGATGTTGATGCAGGGAAGCTGTTCTCACTTGACCGAACGACTGGCGAAACTCGCTGGGAATTCACTGCGAGCGGCAGAATTGATTCCCCTCCATCGGTGCGGCAAGGCCGATGCATTTTCGGTTCACACAATGGATACGTTTACTGTCTTTCAGCCGAGAGCGGAAAGCTTCTCTGGAAATCCCGAGTTGCTCCAGCAGATCGACGAATCGTGGCATTCGGAAGTGTGGAATCGACATGGCCGGTCGCGGGAACAGTTCTCTTCGAAGCGAACACGATTTTCACCGCAGCTGGCAGGGCACCTGATGCAGATGGCGGAATCGTTGTTCATGCGATGAACGCAACTAACGGGCGTCCTATTTGGTCGTCAAAGGTGGACGTATCACAGTTTCGCGGAGTCTGTGACTATGTTGTCAAAGATGAAGAACTCGTCTGTCTTGGGAACCTCCGATTTGATTCCATCACCGGGGAACTGGTGGACAATCAGTCCAAAGAGTTGGCACACCTCCGGGGTGGCAAAGTTGGTCTACTGGAAGCTTCATGGACGAAACACGATCTCGCATTGAGAAAAGAGATTCAGACCTGGTCCGCGCGGGGTGCAAGCGGACAACTGCTTGCGTGGTCGCCGACGACAACGGCCAGCTTCAATGCAGAATCGAACGTACTCAAAATTGTCGGTGAAGCAACGCACGAACTGGAAATTGAACGTCCCAACCAGCTGACTGCACTCGCGATGACGGATCATTACCTGATCGCAGCTGGCGGACTCGACAGAGCCGACGATACACGAGGCGGATTTGTCCGACTGATCGACCTGGCCTCAGGCGAAATCAAGTCCGAGTTAGAACTATCAGCTGAACCGGTCTTTGATGGACTCGCGCTCGGTGGAAGTTGCATTTACGTGGCCACACAAGATGGCAAGCTGCTTTGTATCGGTGCAGACGAATAA
- a CDS encoding sigma-70 family RNA polymerase sigma factor: MPNPFHEVATDEASDIELVSRANSGNRDALEALVLRHQAWIYNIAVRMVFHPQDAEEVTQEVLVKVITKLGNFKGESQFRTWLYRIATNHVLNMKRRGAEAHEMTFADYGAAINSTPDLELPDTNSVPVALPILIEEAKNSCTIGMLLCLDRKQRLIFILGEILGATDTVGGEVLEMTPDNFRQCLSRARRDLHNFMNNQCGLVNANNPCRCPKKTRGFIQDGHIDPLQLMFAPEHVERIRDVAGETIRDIDDIVERQHAALYREHPFLRPADEIQWLRQIFQRDDVRTSLRLN; encoded by the coding sequence ATGCCAAATCCATTTCACGAAGTCGCGACAGACGAAGCTTCGGACATCGAACTTGTCAGCCGAGCCAATAGTGGCAATCGCGATGCACTCGAAGCACTGGTCTTGCGCCATCAAGCATGGATTTACAACATCGCCGTGAGGATGGTTTTTCATCCCCAGGATGCTGAAGAGGTAACTCAGGAAGTGCTCGTCAAAGTCATCACCAAGCTCGGCAATTTTAAGGGCGAAAGTCAGTTTCGCACCTGGTTGTACCGCATCGCCACCAACCATGTTCTCAACATGAAGCGAAGGGGCGCCGAGGCTCACGAAATGACATTCGCTGATTACGGAGCAGCGATCAACAGCACTCCGGACCTCGAATTGCCCGATACGAATTCAGTTCCGGTGGCGCTTCCGATTCTCATTGAGGAAGCCAAGAACAGCTGTACGATCGGAATGCTGCTATGCCTCGATCGAAAGCAACGACTGATCTTCATCTTGGGCGAGATTCTCGGTGCTACCGACACTGTTGGTGGCGAAGTCTTGGAGATGACACCTGACAACTTCCGTCAATGCCTCTCGCGAGCCCGCCGTGATCTCCACAACTTTATGAACAACCAATGCGGTCTCGTGAACGCCAACAATCCGTGCCGCTGTCCAAAGAAAACTCGCGGCTTTATTCAGGATGGTCACATCGACCCGCTTCAGTTGATGTTTGCACCAGAGCATGTCGAGCGCATTCGGGACGTAGCTGGTGAGACGATCCGCGACATCGACGACATAGTCGAGCGACAGCACGCAGCACTCTATCGAGAACATCCTTTTCTTCGTCCCGCTGACGAGATTCAGTGGTTGCGCCAGATCTTCCAACGCGACGATGTCCGAACGTCATTGCGACTCAACTGA
- a CDS encoding nuclear transport factor 2 family protein: protein MTIHLPTPVAAYFHADKIGSDAVANCFADNAVVSDEGHTYEGRDSIKKWKDAASSKYQYECEPLTTEQQGDTTIVSCRLTGNFPGGTAVLRFAFEFDGDRISSLKIRP, encoded by the coding sequence ATGACAATTCACCTTCCAACTCCAGTCGCTGCCTATTTTCACGCTGACAAAATCGGGAGTGACGCCGTGGCGAATTGCTTTGCCGACAACGCCGTCGTTTCGGACGAAGGCCACACCTATGAAGGTCGCGATTCCATCAAGAAATGGAAAGATGCCGCCTCGTCAAAATACCAATACGAGTGCGAACCACTCACGACAGAACAGCAGGGTGACACAACGATCGTCAGCTGCCGGTTGACTGGAAACTTCCCCGGAGGGACGGCTGTACTGCGATTTGCTTTTGAGTTTGACGGTGATCGAATCTCCTCTTTGAAGATTCGTCCATAG
- a CDS encoding glucose 1-dehydrogenase gives MANLKSKVAIVTGASKGIGAGIAKDLAAAGTAIVVNYATDKAGAETVIDDIRAAGGQGIAVAGNVSNSDDVVRLLRQTIRTYGEIDIVVNNAGVYRDEPIESMTETEFHRQFNTNVLGPLLVIRESLKYFGTTGGSIINIGSGASRSHPVGYAIYSATKAGLDAITGVLAKELAPRNIRVNSVNPGATLSEGTKTAGLYGNSSDIERQLVSMTPLGRMGTPEDIAKVVTFLASDDAAWLTGEVIVASGGLR, from the coding sequence ATGGCCAATCTGAAAAGCAAAGTCGCTATTGTCACTGGAGCATCGAAAGGGATTGGTGCTGGCATTGCGAAAGACCTCGCTGCTGCTGGTACAGCCATTGTTGTGAATTATGCGACCGACAAAGCAGGTGCGGAAACAGTCATTGATGATATTCGAGCCGCTGGCGGACAGGGAATTGCGGTCGCAGGAAACGTGTCCAATTCAGATGATGTCGTTCGATTGTTGAGACAGACCATACGCACTTACGGAGAAATCGACATTGTTGTAAACAACGCCGGGGTCTATCGAGATGAGCCTATTGAGTCGATGACGGAAACGGAATTCCATCGGCAGTTCAACACGAATGTGCTGGGTCCGCTTTTGGTCATTCGTGAGTCGCTCAAATACTTCGGAACGACCGGGGGAAGCATCATCAACATCGGCTCCGGTGCCTCACGATCGCACCCCGTTGGATATGCAATCTACTCGGCGACCAAGGCGGGCCTTGATGCAATCACGGGCGTGCTAGCGAAAGAACTGGCTCCCCGTAACATTCGGGTCAACTCGGTCAATCCAGGTGCAACTCTTAGCGAAGGGACTAAGACAGCAGGGCTCTACGGAAACAGTAGCGATATTGAAAGACAGCTTGTTTCCATGACTCCACTTGGACGAATGGGAACTCCTGAAGACATCGCCAAAGTCGTCACCTTTCTCGCATCTGACGATGCAGCCTGGCTCACCGGCGAGGTCATCGTTGCATCTGGCGGCCTACGATAG
- a CDS encoding TIGR03067 domain-containing protein, with product MKFIPLILILMTANSNARADDPMKCDEQAKSVEQSVESFHGTWEIIKVQPPESTKDAKRLVFRKDGTYAALDADNQELWAGTYDLDASVTPKIWDHRSYESAETGADALGIYKVNGDKLTVCCVVGTWKEKQWTGKPRPSEFKLPAADVVIELQRIKTAP from the coding sequence ATGAAATTCATTCCGCTTATTCTCATACTCATGACTGCAAATTCCAACGCAAGAGCTGATGATCCCATGAAGTGCGATGAACAAGCAAAATCCGTTGAACAGTCGGTTGAATCCTTTCATGGCACTTGGGAGATCATCAAAGTGCAACCTCCGGAGAGCACCAAAGATGCCAAACGTCTGGTCTTTCGGAAAGACGGAACTTATGCAGCGTTGGATGCAGACAATCAGGAGTTGTGGGCTGGAACGTATGACCTCGATGCGTCAGTCACTCCGAAGATTTGGGATCACAGATCGTATGAATCAGCGGAGACCGGTGCCGATGCATTGGGAATCTACAAAGTTAACGGGGACAAGTTGACGGTGTGCTGTGTCGTCGGCACTTGGAAAGAGAAGCAGTGGACAGGCAAGCCTCGGCCCAGTGAGTTCAAGCTGCCGGCAGCCGACGTTGTCATTGAACTACAACGAATAAAGACTGCCCCATAA
- a CDS encoding protein kinase, which translates to MNQQLCDPNRLSSFLEGELSAEDERKLTAHLDECETCGTALEYQVAEASVWSEASAFLSDQKSQDQNVDFSVTNSCESQITLVLSQLSPTDDPSSLGRIGGYEVTGVIGSGGMGVVLKARDPSLDRIVAVKVMAPHLAASGSARQRFAREGKAAAAVLHPNVIAIHGVSNEDELPYLVMPYVRGKSLQRRIDIDGPLPLVDILRIGAQVAAGLAAAHEQGLVHRDIKPANILLENGVERVTITDFGLARAVDDASMTRSGVIAGTPQYMSPEQARGEPIDERSDLFSLGSLMYAMCTGRSPFRAETSFGVVHRIVNDSPRPITEINPEVPLWLEGLVMKLLSKRADDRFTSAEEVSDLLEGCLSHTQLPGTTQLPVRVHEFASKPSRKPQWNKWATLGFCLSMAFLAGVLLLMKTNNGTLQLETNADAEVPVTIRQGEKVVDQLMVSREGTKIRLAAGNYIIEVDEEGSLFTIDDNKVTLKRGDTWIAKITMGDSPLRPGGTTDRRSPFTDIRFEEDGEIIVTLDGQNYEWLSIDGVKVSELITASKRFYGVQWHKRIAEDLIELLMKMGKQPGESANLSLRNSETGKVEDLRNVPMTEENRSQIYRKRNFKDQLPN; encoded by the coding sequence ATGAATCAGCAACTTTGTGACCCCAATCGACTCTCCTCATTTTTGGAAGGAGAGCTAAGTGCTGAAGATGAGCGGAAATTGACCGCGCATCTCGATGAATGCGAGACCTGCGGGACTGCACTTGAATATCAAGTCGCGGAAGCATCTGTCTGGAGTGAGGCGAGTGCCTTTCTCAGTGATCAAAAGTCTCAGGACCAGAATGTTGACTTCTCTGTAACGAACTCGTGTGAGTCACAAATCACGCTCGTGCTGTCCCAGCTTTCTCCGACCGACGATCCGAGTTCGCTCGGACGGATCGGTGGATATGAAGTGACCGGAGTCATCGGAAGTGGTGGAATGGGCGTAGTCCTGAAGGCTCGCGATCCTTCCCTCGATCGTATTGTCGCTGTGAAAGTTATGGCTCCGCACCTGGCGGCGAGTGGTTCAGCCCGCCAGCGTTTTGCTCGCGAGGGAAAAGCTGCTGCGGCGGTGTTGCATCCGAATGTCATCGCCATTCACGGCGTCTCCAACGAAGACGAACTACCGTACCTAGTGATGCCCTATGTCCGAGGCAAATCTCTACAGAGACGAATCGACATTGATGGTCCGTTACCGCTCGTCGATATCCTTCGAATCGGCGCCCAAGTCGCAGCAGGACTAGCAGCTGCCCACGAACAGGGGCTCGTACATCGAGACATTAAGCCTGCCAACATTCTTCTGGAAAACGGTGTCGAGCGTGTCACGATCACCGACTTCGGTTTGGCTCGCGCGGTGGATGATGCGTCCATGACCCGCAGCGGAGTCATCGCTGGGACACCGCAATATATGTCTCCGGAACAAGCCCGTGGCGAACCGATCGATGAACGCAGCGATTTGTTCTCACTCGGTAGTTTGATGTATGCGATGTGTACCGGTCGCTCTCCGTTCCGAGCTGAAACAAGCTTCGGAGTTGTCCATCGAATTGTGAATGATTCGCCACGTCCGATTACCGAGATCAACCCGGAAGTTCCCCTTTGGCTGGAAGGACTTGTGATGAAGCTCCTATCTAAACGCGCCGACGATCGCTTTACTTCGGCAGAGGAAGTCTCCGATTTACTGGAAGGATGTCTTTCGCACACACAGCTTCCAGGCACGACTCAGCTGCCGGTTCGCGTCCACGAATTTGCCTCGAAGCCATCACGGAAGCCCCAATGGAACAAGTGGGCGACACTAGGCTTCTGTTTGTCGATGGCATTCCTGGCAGGTGTGCTGCTTCTAATGAAGACCAACAATGGAACGTTGCAGCTTGAAACCAACGCTGATGCCGAAGTTCCCGTAACTATTCGACAAGGCGAGAAGGTTGTTGACCAGCTGATGGTCTCCCGAGAAGGGACTAAGATTCGGTTGGCGGCTGGGAACTATATCATCGAAGTTGATGAAGAAGGCTCTCTCTTTACGATCGACGATAATAAGGTCACGCTGAAGCGAGGTGACACTTGGATTGCCAAAATCACAATGGGAGATTCACCTCTTCGTCCTGGTGGAACGACTGACAGGCGCTCGCCGTTCACCGACATCAGATTTGAAGAGGATGGAGAGATCATTGTCACGCTAGATGGCCAAAACTACGAATGGCTTTCGATAGACGGTGTCAAAGTCAGCGAATTGATCACAGCTTCGAAACGTTTTTATGGCGTTCAGTGGCACAAGAGAATCGCGGAAGACTTAATCGAACTTCTCATGAAGATGGGAAAACAACCGGGAGAGAGTGCAAACTTAAGTCTCCGTAATTCTGAGACTGGCAAAGTCGAAGACCTCAGGAATGTTCCGATGACTGAAGAGAACCGATCCCAGATCTATCGCAAACGTAACTTCAAAGACCAACTACCGAATTAA